The sequence TCAGGAACATGCCCTTGAGGTTGGTGTCGATCACCGCGTCCCAATCCGCTTCGCCATGGCTGAGCGCGGGGCCATCGCGCACGATGCCGGCATTGTTGACGAGGATGTCCATCCGCTCCAATGCGGGCGTCGCTGCCGAAATGCTCGCCATATCGGACACGTCGAGCGCGATGGCGGAGCATTTGCCGCCGGCCGCGACAATGGACCCGGCGACATCGGCCAGCGCCTCCTGACGGCGGGCGCCGACGATGACCTCCGCGCCCGCTTCCGCCAGCACCTTGGCGAAATGGGCGCCAAGACCACCCGAAGCGCCCGTGACCAGAGCAACCTTCCCTTCAAGATTCCATCGACTCATTCGGCACCTCTCGGTTGTTCAAATGGAACATTATTGTGGAACAATCAATTGGAACTTGAGCATCCCCCCGATTGTGCCCATAGAAGCGGAATGCTGACCAACGACGCGAACACCGGAGAAACGAAGGCCGGTTCTTCCCAACGGGTCTATCGCGGCATCCTGCGCGATCTGGAGGAGGGAAGGATGGTTCCGGGCCAGCGTTTGGCCGAAACGGAACTGGCGGCTCTTTATGGCGTGGGACGAAACGCCGTGCGGGAGGCCATTCAGCGCCTGAGTGGACGAGGCGTGATCGACCTGAATCCGCACCGCTCGCCCGCCATACGCTTGCTGAGCATGGACGAAACGCTCGAAGTGCTGGAGGTGGCCGAAGCGATGACCGCATTGGCGACCCGTTCGGCGGCAATGCATTATCACGAAGACCAGCACGGCGAATTGCTGCGCTCGACGCTAGCGATGGTGATCGAAGCAGACGTCCATGACGAACCCGGCATGTTCAGCCGGGCACGCCGCCATTTCTACCGCGCGCTGCTCACGATCGGTGGCAATCGCGAGCTGCAGCGCCTGTTCCCGGCCATCAGCATGCACATCATCCACGCCCAATATCAGGGCCGGCAGCTCCGCAGCATCCGGCTCGCGGACTATCGCTCGATCGTCGACGCCATCGTAAGGCGAGATTCCGTCACGGCCGAAAAAGCCGGGCACGATCATGTGCGGCATGTTCGGCAGATCATCATGGCGACACCCCGCCGCCCGTAAGACGCGGAAACTTCAGCTAGGCATCGCCAATCG is a genomic window of Sphingobium sp. TKS containing:
- a CDS encoding GntR family transcriptional regulator, translated to MLTNDANTGETKAGSSQRVYRGILRDLEEGRMVPGQRLAETELAALYGVGRNAVREAIQRLSGRGVIDLNPHRSPAIRLLSMDETLEVLEVAEAMTALATRSAAMHYHEDQHGELLRSTLAMVIEADVHDEPGMFSRARRHFYRALLTIGGNRELQRLFPAISMHIIHAQYQGRQLRSIRLADYRSIVDAIVRRDSVTAEKAGHDHVRHVRQIIMATPRRP